One Methylophilus sp. TWE2 DNA segment encodes these proteins:
- a CDS encoding phosphatase PAP2 family protein, whose translation MVTAPWLIAGSIFLAVAGIMILMLVWVGRMITLYQPVISHAPLFTHSEERHSSPDYQRLRRLGLIVLASAGTLFALIAENVINEVALTLVDLEVAQWLHAHSTTMLTQCLLVITHLHDPWILSSVAGMITLYYIGKKRWYAALSVLLIVQGAMLLNLLAKHMFQRARPTFDDPLVTLVTYSFPSGHVVASTVFYGTLAVLLISQKSALCRAVYILPIAIAMVFLVAFSRMYLGAHYLSDVLAAFLEAVIWIALCLTPLWFKRL comes from the coding sequence ATGGTAACAGCACCCTGGCTCATTGCGGGCAGTATTTTCCTGGCAGTTGCGGGTATCATGATTCTAATGCTGGTTTGGGTAGGGCGAATGATCACCCTCTATCAACCAGTCATCTCCCATGCCCCTCTATTCACTCACAGTGAAGAGAGACATTCATCGCCTGATTACCAACGGCTGCGAAGGTTAGGCCTGATCGTACTGGCCAGTGCAGGTACGCTGTTTGCGTTGATTGCTGAAAATGTCATTAACGAAGTCGCGTTGACGCTCGTCGATCTGGAGGTTGCCCAATGGCTGCATGCGCATAGCACGACGATGCTCACACAATGCCTGCTCGTCATCACCCACCTGCATGACCCTTGGATCCTGAGTTCCGTGGCCGGGATGATCACGCTATATTACATTGGGAAAAAACGCTGGTATGCGGCATTGTCCGTCTTGCTCATAGTGCAAGGTGCAATGTTGCTTAATCTGCTGGCAAAGCATATGTTTCAGCGAGCACGCCCGACCTTTGATGATCCGCTTGTCACTCTTGTCACCTACAGTTTTCCAAGCGGGCATGTCGTTGCCAGTACGGTTTTTTATGGCACTTTGGCCGTATTGCTGATTTCACAAAAGTCTGCCCTTTGCAGGGCTGTTTATATTTTGCCGATAGCGATTGCGATGGTCTTTCTGGTTGCGTTTAGCCGCATGTATCTGGGCGCTCATTACTTGAGCGATGTGCTGGCAGCATTTTTAGAAGCAGTGATTTGGATAGCGTTATGTTTAACCCCATTATGGTTTAAACGTCTTTAA